In Fragaria vesca subsp. vesca linkage group LG1, FraVesHawaii_1.0, whole genome shotgun sequence, the sequence AATGTATAAACATATGATGCCTTAGTTTTGTTTTTCAACCCTTGCAACTTGCGGTTTGAAATACACCCAAAATGCTAGTATTAGGTCCAAATGATTTTGATAAATCATGGTAGAAGAGAGTTTATGTAAGGACGAGATTGCAATATACACAAACGCACATGTAGACTCTGTATTACATTGTTAATATGTAACTACATTATTATAATCAATACACTGAATAGAAATAGTCCATTTGGTTTGTTGATTATACATAACTTATCAACTGAAACAATCAAAACGACAAATAAAACTAGATAAACATATAAGGAAAAAATTGCTTTGAGAGTGATCGAAATGTGTAGCTTATTTTTTCATGGGTATTTTAATAATTAAAATAGTAATTAATTACATTTATGTTCTAATTCCATATGGTAAGTAAACAGTTCAATGGAATTGAAATCTCCACATACTGTTTCATTATCTTTCATTCCAAGTAAATAAACGTGTCATTAGCGACTTAGCGTATTTGATTGGCGTTTGAGTTTTTGTTTACCTCATTGAGGTGTCTCAGAGAGTTTTGATAAAACAGTTTTTTTTTATTTTTTTAAATAAGAAAACAATCTTCTTTACAAGAATTTTAAGTGTGACATTGAGCATGATCTCTTAACATTTGCAGCCTAGATAACAATTGTCTAATAAATTCTATATGTTTATGCATCATGTAATGAAATCCAAGTTAGTTCAGATAGTTGTGTTTTTTGATTTGAACCTCTCTCTGCCCCCAAGGGCACGGGTTCGATTCATGTTTTCCTTTCTCTTCTTTTATACATTTTCTTTGTTTTATTTTCTGTTATTTTTTTTCCATGCAATAATTTTCTATTTTCTATCAGTTTTAGTATTTTCCTTCTCATTTAATTCCCTTTTTTTTTTCTCCCTTTAAGAGAATTTTTTTTTTTTTTTTTGCTGTAAAGATGAGTGAGAGAGGAATGACTCCCTTATGTATTAAAAAGAAAAAAGAAACATCAAGAGAGGGGGATTAGACCAAAACCTCTCATAACAAAATAACAACAAAACAAAACTATGAAAGCCGAAAATGGGAAACTCCCTTAAGAGAATTGGGTTTAAAGAGATATTGAAATATGATTTTGATAAAATACAATATTGTTTCCATGATTTTGTTTTGAAACATTATTGGCTAAAAAATTTGCATACAAGAGAGAAATTTAGCCTAGACCACATTTCATTTCTAGATCCGCCATTATAGAGGATGTGATCCATGGCTCGAGTCACAGAAGAAAGTGCAAGTCAAATTTGAAAAACTTGAGTATCGAACTTGTAAATAGTGGAGTTTAGTCACCGAGTGGATTCATCTTCTTTACTCCTCTGAGCTGTTCTTGATCGGTGAGTGAAAGGTAAGCTCACCACATAGATACCAACGCTACAAAGGGTGCCACTTATGCCGACATCAAGAGTCCAAAATTTGTCATCATTAAAATTGTACATAACCAAAGATGATCTATCATACACCATCAGATCATGAGATTCTGTCCAGAAACCGGAATGTGATAATGTCTTATATGGTTTGGAGACCTACATTGTAGTCCAAGACTCGCTCATTCCATATTCTTTCATGACTCAAAACTCATTATATGCTGTCCGTGTTTTCTTCGCTGAGGTTTTAGTCTGTTTTGATACTAATGTTATACACAGCCAATCTCTAAATGCCCCTAGTTTAATTGAAAGAGTACTTGGAATGGGTGGTACTGGAATTTCACTGAACTCCTCCCTTGCTAAAATGAAAGATATAATCACTAATGATCGATCTGCAACCTTCCTCACCAACCAATGAACAGCTCCATTCACCACGATTCCATCATAACCGAGAGCTTTGTAGGGAAACAAGCCGTCAATCTGTCGCCAAGAATCAGTCTGCAACGTATAGACACTAAACACAATTCCATCACCATAATCCTGCCCGTTAATCACCTTGTATTCATTGGTGGAGTGATCAAATCCAACTCCATATGTGTGCCGAGAAAAGGGCTTCATTGGTCGTCTCCATATTGGTGCCTCTGGTAGTTTATTTGATTCCTTGGTTACAGGGTTGATCAAACTGTAACCAGAATATGACTGGGACAAGAACAAGGCATAGCAGGAATAATGAACAAAGGGAAACCAATCAAGTGCATGGTTTGGAAGATGATTGAACACAAAGCGGAGGGGTGCTGCTAAACCACCAACATCAACATTTTGATTCTCATTGAGAAACTGCTCGAGATTCAAAGAGTATATCTCTGGTCTCCAGTGGTCATAAAGAACAGTAAAGAGGAGGCGCCTTCCTTGGAAGAACACATCCTTATTGTACTTTGCAACGAAATCAGGATCGGAGGGTATGGACCGCCATGCCCTTGATAAACACTTGCACTGGCACACGTGCTTCACTGGCAGCCTTGAAATAATGTCAAGCATGATCTTCGGTGGCAAGTTGACACGGCCTTCCATCTTCACCTAAATGCTCCAAACTCTACAGAATGAATACTTTGGACCAAAGCTTATGAATCTGTAGATTTGATGTGTGTGAATATTTATTGAGGAAAAGTGGGGTGTTTTTCAAACAAAGGGGATTGAGAAATATATATATATATATCCAAGTAAGAAGAGGATTCCTATTCCTACATGGTTTAGATATTGTTCGAGTATAAACATATAAGACAGGAATTCCTGGTGTTTAGGAATTAGGAACGTATATTACTTCTAACAAACACCAGAATAGACCCCAACCCAGCTCAAACAGACCCCAACCCAGCTCAAACATCTGGCTCTCTACCTAATGTGTTACAGATCAAAATCAAACATCACCATTATATTTCACTTGATAATAGTGCCCAAGATTGTCTCAAGCACCACCCTCTCATATGCTCATACTTCATGAGAGCTTCCGGTATAGTTTGTGTAAGCATGCATCTCAGATCAGTTTGCCTTTCTTATAGGGATTCTCTATGCAATTCTCAGCCTATAAGATAACCCAACTTTTTAGAAAAGAAAAATATTTAAAAATAAAATAATTGGGGTTACAGCAGCAGTTAATAGAATAATATGGCTCCTCTCCCTCCTGTGAACATATTTCACCACGGAAGCCTTCTAATCAAAATCGAGTGTATTTCCGTACAATATTGCCGTTGACAGCTGAAGTACTTGGACAATCTTGAAGCGGTAGTCAGTACCCACCGATGATAAAGCTAGCAGAGCAACATAAATGAGGAAGGAATAATTCCATTGAATAACTACAAGATAAATATACATTGACAATAAACATGAAACATATGCAGACCTCACTCCGACATTTCAGCTTGTAGATTGCCTCCCTAAATGATGAGACAAAGCTGTTGTTAATCCCAATCTGCAATTTTCTTTTTTTGAAAAACAATGAGAATTACTGAATTAGCATTGAAGAACCAAAAACACTATCAGTCAAAGACCAACCTATGCTGCTATGCATGATGAAGGTCTGGTTCCATGTGCATAAAAGTAATACCAGTCAAAACTGCAATACAGACATGTAGTGAGTAAAGACTCAAAGATAGAAATATCAAGTCTTTCAGAAGAACAAGAAAAGATAGTTGATGGAAAATCTTAGTATAGAAGATTATCAGCAGCAAAGCTAAAACAGTCCAGGATCAATAGTATCCCCAACTCAAATTCAGACCACAGTCTACATTGATATTCCCTCTGCTCAGCATATCCAAGTTTATCCCCAACATGGTTAACTAAGCTGGTGCAGTAAAGATTCATCCCAGAAAGACTAAACAAGTACAGTTGATTCAGTACCCAACTCAAACAAATAACTGCGCTTCTGAATTGATTTAACAACAATGCAAGATCACTGTATTGCACCACTAAGAACAAAACCAAATTCATCTTGTTAACAACAAAAATCATAATTGGTCACAACGAGTGTGTGAAAAAAACAAGACAAAGAAGCAGAAACAGGAGGAAAGAAAAAACAAAAAAACAAATGTTCTTGTTAACCGAGCAATGACAGAAACAACAAGAGCAACACAGTTTCTCTTTGATCCATAATTACATATCTAACATTCCCACGAACATTCAAATCAATGAACTAACCGGAAAAAAAAACACAATGGTTTGCAGAAGAAGAAGACCCGACCATGAAATTGATCAATTCTTAGCAGATCAAGCTACTCAGACACCCGAATCCCTAATCAATAATCAATCATTCAAATGACTACAACCCATAAACAATTTTCAAAAGATAATCGATCCTAATCAATTCCAGGTCAAATACATATATGAACTTACCTTCATACTCCTTAAACAAAGGGAAGGATGGGGAGATCGATCGGATACGCGGTTTGGGAACGAATCCGATGGCCCCGATATGAGCATTTGTACACTCCAGACGTCTCCTACAACAGAATGCAGACATCAGTGGAGAAATGTTCACTAAAGCTAACATCAAAACCCGAAAGGTTATAAACTACCTCCCAAAATCTGAGGCCTTACAAGTATTTCTATTTGTTGTCCAACATCCAAATGACACGTGATTTATGAACACATAATAAACAGTTCACCAAATCCTGGCCATGAATGTAAATTTACTCAAGGCTTCAATTGAACTGCATTTACCCAGTTGAAGAAGCATTGTTTAGAACTAAATGCATAGTTTAGTTCAACCAACTGATCAATCATTCCGAAATTAACAAACAAACAAAAAATTTCAT encodes:
- the LOC101308616 gene encoding F-box/kelch-repeat protein At3g06240-like, with product MEGRVNLPPKIMLDIISRLPVKHVCQCKCLSRAWRSIPSDPDFVAKYNKDVFFQGRRLLFTVLYDHWRPEIYSLNLEQFLNENQNVDVGGLAAPLRFVFNHLPNHALDWFPFVHYSCYALFLSQSYSGYSLINPVTKESNKLPEAPIWRRPMKPFSRHTYGVGFDHSTNEYKVINGQDYGDGIVFSVYTLQTDSWRQIDGLFPYKALGYDGIVVNGAVHWLVRKVADRSLVIISFILAREEFSEIPVPPIPSTLSIKLGAFRDWLCITLVSKQTKTSAKKTRTAYNEF